ATTTTAATTTTTACCAAAATTGTAAAAATTTATTCTAAGGGCTCTTTATAAGGATCTGTTGATTCTTCTAAATTTTCTGAAAACTCCATCGGCTCTTTATAAACGTCTTTTTTGATTTTTTCTCTTTTCGTTTCCATTCCGTACATTTCTTCTATGTCATTTTTAAAAGGCAGAATTATAAATCTTTGGATTTCAAAAAAAACCTGTTCGGCTTTTTTAGAGTCAATGGACAATTCAGAAACGAGGGTTTTTTCCATTTTTTCTATAGGCAAAAGACCGAGAAAAACATATCCTACAAGTTCTGCCAATTTTGGCATTTTATTTTCCGCTATTTTATTCCTCGTGCAAATATTACGAATTGTATTTGCCGTTTCTTCGGCAAACATTGCCTCTTTAATATTTTTAGGAAGTTTTTTGTAAATTTCCCAAAGCTGTTCTCTTGTATAGTTTTGCATATTATACAATTGTTTTATTTTACAATTGTAATTATATCAATTTAAAAAAAGAAAGCAAACAGATTACTTCAAAACAGTATCCATAAACTCTCTCCATATTGGGGCGGCGACAACTATGCCGTCTGCATTTCTCATTGGAACATTATTACTGTTTCCTGTCCAAACACCAACAACTATTGAAGAAGTATATCCGATAGTCCAGCCATCTTTATACTCGTTTGTCGTTCCTGTTTTTACCGCTACGGTGTTAAAAGGAAAATATAGCCGTGAATTTGGTCCAAAAACAGGGCTTCTTGAAACATTGTCAGAGAGTATGCTTGTTATTGTTTCTGCCGTGCTTGCCTTTATTACCCTTTGGGGAGAATTGCTTTTATTCTCTTCTAAAATATTTCCTTCTGAATCCTCTATTCTTAATATCGAAACGGGAGGAACTTTCAGTCCGTTATTTGCAAAAACGCCGTATGACGCAACCATATCAAGAAGACGGACTTCACCTCCTCCAAGAACAATGGAAGGGCCGTAAAAAGAGCTTTCTCTTGTTAGTGTTGTTATCCCCAGTTTTTTTGCCATATTAATTCCTTCCTCAAGACCCGAAAGATAAACTAATACTTTTACAGAAGGGATATTAAGAGATTGAGCAAGGGCTTCTCTTAATGTTACAGGACCTCTAAAAAGGCCGTCATAATTTTGGGGGATGTAGGGTTTTCCTCCGTATATTCCGAAGTTTGTTTCTTCGTCAACAACAATATAACTGTCCGTATATCCTTTTTCAAAAGCAGATGCATAAACAAAGGGCTTAAAAGAAGATCCCGGCTGCCTGCCCATTCCGTATGTAGCGACGTTTACTTCAGGGTCAAAAAGACAGCTTTTTCCCGGTTGGCAATTTGCAGGATAGGGCTCGGAAAACCAGTCCGCAGAACCGACCATTGACAGTATCTGCCCTGTTTTAGGGTCCATCGCGACAAGAGCAGCGTTATTTGCATTATATGATTTATTTCTTTCAACTCCCTTTTTTACCGCCTTTTCCGCAATTTCTTGGAGATTCATATCAAGAGTGGTATATATTTTTAACCCTTCTTTTTCCAAAAAATCCCTGCCGTATTTTTTCAACAACTCTTCTTGAACGTCAATAACAAAATGAGGAGCTCTAATAAAACTTGATTTTTTCGTGAATTGAATTTCTTTTTCTTTAGCAGATTTTTTTTCTTCTTCTGAAATATATCCTTCTTCTTCCATTCGATTTAAAACGTAATTTTGTCTTGCAATAAGGTCTTCTTTATTTGCGTCCATTGAAAGCCGTCCGGGAGCCTGAATCAATGCCGCAAGAATGGAAGATTCTTCAAGAGAAATATTGTTTACCGGCTTGCTGAAGAAGTATTTTGAAGCCGACTCTACTCCATAAACATTCGGTCCAAAAGGTATTTGATTTAAATACCATTCAAGTATTTCTTCTTTTTCATATTTTCTCTCCAATTCCAGCGCTAAAATTATTTCTCTCACTTTTCTAACAATTGTTTTTTCTTGAGTTAGAAAAGAAGAACGTATTAATTGCTGAGTGATTGTTGATCCTCCATAGGTCGGCTGTTTTATCTTTAAATTAATTAAGACGGATCTCATAATTCCTCTCATGTCTATTCCGAAATGAGAATAAAAGTCGGCATCTTCCGCCGCAAGGACAGCTTGTTTTAAATGTTCCGGAATTTCTGAAAGGGAAACAATTTCTCTCTTTTCTTCACCGTACATCTCGTAAAGCAAAATTTCCCCCGTTCTGTCAAATATTTTAGTTGACTTTATAAAGGTTTTTTCGGTAAATTTTTCCGGCCTTGGAAGGTCTCCGGCATAATATATGAAAGCTAAAATTGACAAAGATAAAAAAGAAAAGAGCAAAATCAAAAAGCCGAGAACTAAATATTCAACGATTTTGATGATTTTTTTTCTTTTTTTCTTTTCAAATATGAATATATTTCTTTTTTTCATAACTTCCCTATTCTACTTTAAATTAGCCCTTAAATCAAGCTAAAATGGAAACGATTGTTGGCAAAAATACTTCTATTTGTTATGATTAAAACACTATGAAAATCGATACTGACAAAAAAAAGATAAAAGAAATACTTGAAAGAGGAATAGAGAGGGCAATTGATAAAAAGTCCCTTTTGGAAAAGCTTTCTTCCGGAAAAATACTTAGAGTTAAACATGGGGTTGATCCTACGGGTCCGAATATCCACATTGGAAGGGCTATGCAACTTTGGAAGCTTAGAGCTTTTCAAGAGCTTGGCCATAAGGTAGTTTTGATTATAGGGGATTTTACCGCCCAAATAGGAGACGCTTCGGACAAGCAAGCGATAAGAAAACCTCTTAGTTTGGAAGAAATTAAAGAAAATATGAAAGATTATGAAAACCAAATTGGTAGAATCGTTGATATGAAAGAAGCAGAGGTTCACTATAACAGCAGCTGGCTTGAAAAATTAAATGCCAAGGATATTATTTCTCTTTCAATGAATTTCACAGCCCAGCAAATGATAGTTCGTCGCAACTTTAAAGAAAGATGGGAAAAAAACAAGCCGATAGGACTTCACGAGCTATATTATCCCATTTTACAAGGGTATGATTCCGTAGCTGTAAGGGCTGATATTGAAATAGGCGGATATGACCAATTATTTAATCTTATGGCAGGCAGAAGAATTCAAGAAATTTTTAAACAAAAACCTCAAGATATTATGGTTTCAAAAATGTTAAATGGCCTTGATGGAAGAAAAATGTCAACAAGCTGGGGAAACATTATTACTATAATAGACAGCCCTAAACAGATGTACGGAAAGCTGATGTCCATGAGAGACGAACTTATTTATGACTATTTTGAAAATTGTTTTGTTGTTCCTCTTGAAGAATTGAAAGATATTAAAAAAGAAATTTCCCAAAATCCCAGAAAAATGAAAGCGCTTTTGGCAAAAAAAACAGTAGCTCTTTATCATGGAGAAAAAGAAGCGTTAAAAGAAGAAAAAGAATTTGAAAAAATATTTGTTGAAAAAAAAGCGCCCTCCGATATTTTAGAGGTTAAAATTAAAGAAAAGGAGCTT
The Candidatus Paceibacterota bacterium DNA segment above includes these coding regions:
- a CDS encoding PBP1A family penicillin-binding protein → MKKRNIFIFEKKKRKKIIKIVEYLVLGFLILLFSFLSLSILAFIYYAGDLPRPEKFTEKTFIKSTKIFDRTGEILLYEMYGEEKREIVSLSEIPEHLKQAVLAAEDADFYSHFGIDMRGIMRSVLINLKIKQPTYGGSTITQQLIRSSFLTQEKTIVRKVREIILALELERKYEKEEILEWYLNQIPFGPNVYGVESASKYFFSKPVNNISLEESSILAALIQAPGRLSMDANKEDLIARQNYVLNRMEEEGYISEEEKKSAKEKEIQFTKKSSFIRAPHFVIDVQEELLKKYGRDFLEKEGLKIYTTLDMNLQEIAEKAVKKGVERNKSYNANNAALVAMDPKTGQILSMVGSADWFSEPYPANCQPGKSCLFDPEVNVATYGMGRQPGSSFKPFVYASAFEKGYTDSYIVVDEETNFGIYGGKPYIPQNYDGLFRGPVTLREALAQSLNIPSVKVLVYLSGLEEGINMAKKLGITTLTRESSFYGPSIVLGGGEVRLLDMVASYGVFANNGLKVPPVSILRIEDSEGNILEENKSNSPQRVIKASTAETITSILSDNVSRSPVFGPNSRLYFPFNTVAVKTGTTNEYKDGWTIGYTSSIVVGVWTGNSNNVPMRNADGIVVAAPIWREFMDTVLK
- the tyrS gene encoding tyrosine--tRNA ligase, giving the protein MKIDTDKKKIKEILERGIERAIDKKSLLEKLSSGKILRVKHGVDPTGPNIHIGRAMQLWKLRAFQELGHKVVLIIGDFTAQIGDASDKQAIRKPLSLEEIKENMKDYENQIGRIVDMKEAEVHYNSSWLEKLNAKDIISLSMNFTAQQMIVRRNFKERWEKNKPIGLHELYYPILQGYDSVAVRADIEIGGYDQLFNLMAGRRIQEIFKQKPQDIMVSKMLNGLDGRKMSTSWGNIITIIDSPKQMYGKLMSMRDELIYDYFENCFVVPLEELKDIKKEISQNPRKMKALLAKKTVALYHGEKEALKEEKEFEKIFVEKKAPSDILEVKIKEKELLIIDLIFKAGLASSKNEAKRLVLQGAIKINEKKETDWKKKIAVLKGMVIQSGRRKFIKIA